A window of Hevea brasiliensis isolate MT/VB/25A 57/8 chromosome 14, ASM3005281v1, whole genome shotgun sequence contains these coding sequences:
- the LOC110668185 gene encoding 40S ribosomal protein S16 has translation MAASAPIESVQCFGRKKTAVAVTYCKRGRGLIKINGCPIELVEPEILRFKAYEPILLLGRHRFAGVDMRIRVKGGGHTSQIYAIRQSIAKALVAFYQKYVDEQSKKEIKDILVRYDRTLLVADPRRCEPKKFGGRGARARFQKSYR, from the coding sequence ATGGCAGCGTCGGCACCAATCGAGTCTGTCCAATGCTTCGGGAGGAAGAAGACCGCTGTGGCAGTCACCTACTGCAAGCGCGGGAGAGGCCTAATCAAGATCAACGGCTGTCCAATCGAGCTGGTGGAGCCGGAGATTCTTCGCTTCAAGGCATATGAGCCCATTCTTCTTCTTGGACGTCACCGTTTTGCTGGCGTCGACATGCGTATCCGCGTGAAAGGCGGCGGACACACCTCTCAGATATACGCCATCCGCCAGAGCATCGCCAAAGCCCTCGTCGCTTTCTACCAGAAGTACGTGGACGAGCAGAGCAAGAAGGAAATCAAAGATATTTTGGTCAGGTACGATAGGACTCTGCTTGTGGCTGATCCTAGGCGCTGCGAGCCCAAGAAGTTCGGTGGTCGTGGTGCTCGTGCCAGGTTCCAGAAGAGTTATCGTTGA